The following proteins come from a genomic window of Gimesia chilikensis:
- a CDS encoding glycosyltransferase family 4 protein, translating into MRVLFLISGKNVPSSRFRVLNYLPFLQQAGISCTVLASYPEKYEHIPWLGYRLSYLLKRITRYLHYLYACLSPFDLIFIEREIFDIPAYDMELRFLNRPAKCVLDIDDAIFLRYPEKFQVLAEKVDLLIAGNQNLCAVARKYNDRVHLLPTSVITGKYPLKDFSQPSTSKPVIGWTGLDTNIPNLQLVVPALNRLAEQYEFTLCIISATPEPIAELELEGVEVRHLVWSPETEYQDLSAFDIGIMPLEDDEWSRYKCGLKLLQYMALGIPAVASPVGVNAEIIDEGVNGYCADSTDAWYESLEQLLTSPELRKQIGLRGRKTVEEQFDAERNSQRLIQFLEETLD; encoded by the coding sequence ATGCGTGTCCTGTTCCTGATCTCCGGGAAGAATGTTCCCTCCTCTCGATTTCGGGTGCTGAATTACCTCCCCTTTCTCCAGCAGGCAGGCATCTCCTGTACGGTTCTCGCCAGTTACCCCGAAAAATATGAGCACATCCCCTGGCTCGGCTACCGCCTCAGCTACCTGCTCAAACGCATCACCCGCTACCTGCATTATCTCTACGCCTGTCTGAGCCCCTTCGATCTGATCTTCATCGAACGGGAAATCTTCGATATCCCTGCCTACGATATGGAACTCCGGTTCCTGAACCGACCCGCCAAATGCGTTCTCGATATCGACGATGCGATCTTCCTCCGCTATCCCGAGAAATTCCAGGTCCTGGCGGAGAAAGTCGATCTGCTGATCGCCGGCAACCAGAATCTCTGCGCAGTCGCCCGAAAATATAACGACCGCGTCCATCTGCTCCCCACGTCGGTCATCACCGGTAAATACCCCCTCAAGGATTTTAGCCAGCCCTCCACCAGCAAACCGGTCATCGGCTGGACCGGACTGGATACAAACATCCCGAACCTCCAACTCGTCGTCCCGGCACTCAACCGCCTGGCAGAACAATACGAATTCACACTCTGTATCATCTCAGCCACTCCCGAACCCATCGCGGAGCTTGAGCTAGAGGGAGTCGAAGTCCGCCACCTGGTCTGGAGTCCGGAAACGGAATACCAGGACCTCTCCGCCTTCGACATCGGCATCATGCCTTTGGAAGACGATGAATGGTCCCGCTACAAATGCGGCTTAAAACTGCTGCAATACATGGCCCTGGGCATTCCAGCCGTCGCGTCGCCAGTCGGCGTCAATGCAGAGATCATCGACGAGGGCGTTAATGGATACTGTGCAGATTCAACCGACGCCTGGTACGAATCCCTGGAGCAGCTACTCACCTCACCCGAGCTGCGCAAACAAATCGGTCTCCGCGGCCGGAAAACAGTCGAGGAACAATTCGATGCCGAACGCAACAGCCAGCGTTTGATACAGTTCCTGGAAGAGACGTTAGACTAG
- a CDS encoding reverse transcriptase family protein, which translates to MKDWEKYFIDRGLPTDTISTYLSYISQLSENQVPVIFEFEHLTKLLGLKRNVLAKIVNSPEHFHRKFSIRKRSGGKRIIVSPYPSLLYCQKWIYVNLLLKQKVHTAAHGFVPGKSIFSNAKLHLSKRSMLKMDLKNFFPSIPMSWVINFFHDLGYAKNVSSYLASLCCYEHRLSQGAATSPYLSNLLLKNLDDRLSSISNSYRLQYSRYADDITFSGDYIPSKLIKIIEEIVDDYGLAINQKKTRLHTKPGQRIVTGLSVVGEELTIPRKMKRDLRQEVHFIRKYGYLSHISKMKINHPFYLESIAGRFQFWLQAEPENEFAKESLTYLQKIKG; encoded by the coding sequence ATGAAAGACTGGGAAAAATATTTCATTGACAGAGGACTGCCAACTGACACCATCTCCACATACCTTTCATATATAAGTCAGTTAAGTGAAAACCAGGTTCCGGTAATTTTTGAATTTGAACATCTCACAAAGCTCCTGGGTTTGAAGAGAAATGTGCTGGCAAAAATTGTTAATTCTCCAGAACATTTTCATCGTAAATTTTCAATACGTAAGAGAAGCGGTGGGAAGCGAATAATTGTTTCGCCATATCCGTCTCTTCTTTATTGTCAAAAATGGATCTATGTTAATCTGCTTTTAAAACAAAAGGTTCATACAGCTGCCCATGGCTTTGTGCCAGGTAAATCAATTTTTTCTAATGCCAAGTTACATCTCTCTAAACGATCTATGTTGAAAATGGATCTTAAAAATTTTTTCCCATCAATTCCGATGAGTTGGGTAATCAATTTCTTCCATGATTTAGGTTATGCAAAAAATGTTTCTTCTTATTTAGCATCTCTATGTTGCTATGAGCATCGCCTTTCGCAAGGGGCAGCTACTAGTCCATATCTATCAAATTTACTATTAAAAAACTTAGATGATCGTCTATCGAGCATTTCAAATTCATATAGGCTTCAATACAGCCGATATGCAGATGATATCACATTTTCAGGTGATTATATTCCTTCTAAATTAATCAAGATTATTGAAGAAATAGTTGATGACTATGGTCTTGCCATCAATCAAAAGAAAACACGTTTACATACAAAACCTGGACAAAGGATAGTAACGGGACTATCTGTTGTTGGTGAGGAATTGACGATTCCAAGGAAGATGAAACGTGACTTACGACAAGAGGTTCACTTTATTCGAAAATATGGATACTTATCGCACATAAGTAAAATGAAAATAAATCATCCATTCTATTTGGAATCAATTGCTGGTAGATTTCAATTTTGGTTACAAGCAGAACCTGAAAATGAATTCGCAAAAGAGTCATTAACCTATTTACAAAAAATAAAGGGCTAA